In one window of Calypte anna isolate BGI_N300 chromosome 1, bCalAnn1_v1.p, whole genome shotgun sequence DNA:
- the SEPTIN3 gene encoding neuronal-specific septin-3, giving the protein MSKGLSESKNEAAMSELVPESRQKPVVPMKPMGINANLLGYIGIDTIIEQMRKKTMKTGFDFNIMVVGQSGLGKSTLVNTLFKSQVSRKSSGWNREEKIPKTVEIKAIGHVIEEGGVKMKLTVIDTPGFGDQINNENCWEPIEKYINEQYEKFLKEEVNIARKKRIPDTRVHCCLYFISPTGHSLRPLDLEFMKHLSKVVNIIPVIAKADTMTLEEKTEFKQRVRKELEVNGIEFYPQKEFDEDLEDKTENDKIRQESMPFAVVGSDKEYQVNGKRVLGRKTPWGIIEVENLTHCEFALLRDFVIRTHLQDLKEVTHNIHYETYRAKRLNDNGGLPPMTVETEENHESNL; this is encoded by the exons ATGTCAAAAGGGCTGT CAGAGAGCAAAAACGAAGCAGCCATGTCTGAGCTGGTCCCAGAGTCACGACAAAAACCAGTTGTCCCGATGAAACCCATGGGCATTAATGCCAACTTGCTGGGATACATTGGCATTGACACCATCATCGAGCAGATGCGCAAGAAAACCATGAAGACGGGGTTTGACTTCAACATCATGGTTGTAG GTCAGAGCGGATTGGGAAAGTCGACGCTGGTAAACACCCTCTTCAAATCCCAGGTGAGCCGCAAATCTTCGGGATGGAACCGGGAGGAGAAGATCCCCAAGACAGTGGAGATCAAAGCCATCGGGCATG TCATTGAAGAAGGTGGTGTCAAAATGAAGCTGACAGTGATAGACACACCAGGATTTGGGGATCAGATCAACAATGAGAACTG CTGGGAGCCAATTGAGAAATACATCAACGAACAATATgaaaaatttttgaaagaagaagTGAATATTGCAAGAAAGAAACGAATTCCAGACACACGAGTGCACTGCTGTCTCTACTTCATCTCTCCCACGGGCCACTC CCTGCGGCCTTTGGACCTGGAGTTCATGAAACATCTCAGCAAGGTAGTGAACATCATTCCTGTTATTGCCAAGGCTGACACCATGACCTTGGAGGAGAAGACTGAATTCAAACAAAGA GTGCGCAAAGAGCTAGAAGTAAATGGGATCGAATTTTACCCCCAGAAAGAATTTGATGAGGACTTGGAGGATAAAACAGAGAATGACAAAATCAGG CAGGAAAGCATGCCCTTCGCAGTAGTGGGCAGTGACAAGGAATACCAAGTGAATGGCAAAAGAGTCCTGGGCAGGAAAACACCTTGGGGAATAATTGAAG tggaaaaccTCACTCACTGTGAATTTGCCCTGCTTCGAGACTTTGTCATCAG GACTCACCTTCAGGACCTAAAAGAAGTGACCCACAACATCCACTATGAGACCTACAGGGCTAAGAGGCTGAATGATAACGGAGGGCTGCCCCCCATGACTGTCGAGACAGAGGAAAACCATGAAAGTAACCTGTGA